In Paracoccus sp. TOH, a single window of DNA contains:
- a CDS encoding ABC transporter ATP-binding protein, whose protein sequence is MSGLLLKNISMRFDLANGVYVQALQDVSLDLKPGQLLSVLGPSGCGKSTLLNIVAGFLAPTGGQITLNGHAVTGPDAERGVVFQKGALFEWMNVRDNVSFGPRMAGQREAQYGAHVDHLIEIVGLQDFREKAIYELSGGMQQRVALARCLANDPDVILMDEPLGALDALTREKMQAMVLNLWKETGKTVILITHSVEEALLLGERLIVMAPRPGRIYKEYRLPFADQGVGQDLRQIKKLPDFAARREEILSMIWGMEEEIMGRAGAAA, encoded by the coding sequence ATGTCCGGCCTGTTGCTGAAGAATATCTCGATGCGTTTCGATCTGGCCAACGGCGTATATGTGCAGGCCTTGCAGGATGTCTCGCTTGATCTGAAGCCTGGGCAGCTGCTGTCGGTCCTGGGGCCGTCGGGCTGCGGAAAGTCGACCTTGCTGAATATCGTGGCGGGGTTTCTGGCCCCGACCGGCGGGCAGATCACCCTGAATGGCCATGCGGTGACCGGCCCCGATGCCGAACGGGGGGTGGTGTTCCAGAAGGGCGCGCTGTTCGAATGGATGAATGTGCGCGACAACGTGTCCTTCGGACCGCGGATGGCCGGACAGCGCGAAGCCCAATACGGCGCCCATGTGGATCATCTGATCGAGATCGTCGGGCTGCAGGATTTTCGCGAAAAGGCGATCTATGAGCTGTCGGGCGGCATGCAGCAGCGGGTCGCGCTGGCCCGGTGCCTGGCCAATGATCCCGATGTTATCCTGATGGACGAACCGCTTGGCGCGCTGGATGCGCTGACGCGCGAAAAGATGCAGGCCATGGTTCTGAACCTGTGGAAGGAAACCGGCAAGACCGTCATCCTGATCACCCATTCCGTCGAAGAGGCTTTGCTGTTGGGCGAAAGGCTGATCGTCATGGCCCCGCGTCCGGGGCGCATCTACAAGGAGTATCGGCTTCCCTTCGCCGATCAAGGCGTCGGACAGGATCTGCGGCAGATCAAGAAACTGCCGGATTTTGCGGCGCGGCGGGAAGAAATCCTGTCGATGATCTGGGGTATGGAGGAAGAAATCATGGGCCGCGCGGGGGCTGCGGCATGA
- a CDS encoding ABC transporter substrate-binding protein codes for MKAVGGILLLPLLAAVTPAFAQEAVTVAYFQEWPMPFQYAKAKGLYDEKLGVPINWVAFDSGTAMSAAMAAGDVQIALSQGVPPFIVAISAGQDLKVVDIAASYSDNDNCVVAARLEIDKENAAELQGKRVALPVGSIAHYGFLQQMAHFGVDPESMAIVDMAPAEAAVAFDQGSIDMACGWGGALNRMKKTGNVLISGAEKEEAGILAFDLTTTSAKFATEHPKLLADFLGVTADMNAMWNAGDQREEMLPVIARDAGMDEADAAAVIDNFKFLAPDEQLSEAWLGGRVATYFDGVAAMFRELGNIPSVLPSYAEFIDTTPLQDVVSR; via the coding sequence ATGAAAGCTGTCGGCGGGATTTTGCTCCTGCCCTTGTTGGCTGCCGTGACTCCTGCTTTCGCTCAGGAGGCTGTGACGGTGGCATATTTTCAAGAATGGCCGATGCCTTTCCAATATGCCAAGGCGAAAGGCCTGTATGATGAAAAGCTGGGCGTGCCGATCAATTGGGTGGCGTTCGATTCCGGCACTGCGATGTCGGCCGCCATGGCTGCGGGTGACGTGCAGATCGCGCTGAGCCAAGGCGTGCCGCCTTTCATCGTGGCGATATCGGCCGGTCAGGATCTGAAGGTCGTCGACATCGCGGCGTCCTATTCCGACAATGACAATTGTGTCGTGGCCGCGCGGCTGGAAATCGACAAGGAAAACGCGGCCGAGCTGCAAGGCAAGCGCGTGGCTCTGCCCGTGGGATCCATTGCCCATTATGGTTTCTTGCAGCAGATGGCACATTTCGGGGTCGATCCGGAATCCATGGCCATCGTCGATATGGCTCCCGCCGAAGCCGCTGTGGCGTTCGATCAGGGCAGTATCGACATGGCTTGCGGCTGGGGCGGCGCGCTGAACCGGATGAAGAAAACCGGGAATGTGCTGATCAGCGGGGCAGAGAAGGAAGAGGCCGGTATTCTGGCGTTCGACCTGACGACGACCTCTGCGAAATTTGCGACCGAACATCCGAAACTTCTGGCCGATTTTCTTGGCGTGACCGCCGATATGAATGCGATGTGGAACGCCGGGGATCAACGAGAAGAGATGCTGCCGGTCATCGCGCGGGATGCCGGCATGGACGAGGCCGATGCGGCGGCCGTAATCGACAATTTCAAGTTCCTTGCGCCGGACGAGCAGCTTTCGGAAGCGTGGCTTGGCGGTCGTGTGGCAACCTATTTCGACGGTGTGGCCGCGATGTTCCGCGAACTTGGCAATATTCCCTCTGTTCTGCCCAGCTATGCCGAATTCATCGACACGACCCCTCTTCAGGATGTCGTCAGCCGCTGA